A region of the Yarrowia lipolytica chromosome 1C, complete sequence genome:
CAAGTACGATAAGAGCGAAGTGGACGAGTTTCACGACCTGTGCAAGGAACACAAGTACAGCGGAAAGACGGACATCTTGCCACATGGCTCTTACTTGATCAACCTCGCGTCTCCCGACGCAAACACCGCCTACAACTCTCTCAAGGGCTTCATTGACGATCTGCAGCGATGCGAGCTGCTCGGCATCTCCAAATACAACCTGCATCCCGGTGCCACGGTAGGctacgacaagaagaagtgcATCGAGAGGCTGGCGGCCAACATTGACCGGGGCCTGGAGGCTACCAACTTTGTGCaggtggtgctggagaacATGGCTGGTCAGGGTACCACCCTCGGTGATCTCGATGATCTGGCTGCTATCATCGATCTggtcaagaacaaggagcgTGTGGGCGTTTGTATTGATACATGCCACACCTTTGCCGCTGGCTACGATCTCAGAGACGAAAAGTCGTTCAACAAGTTCTGGAAGCAGTTTGACAAGCTCATtggatacaagtacttggCAGGCATCCATCTCAACGACTCAAAGACACCtctcaacagcaacagagATCTGCATGAGAACATTGGATACGGTTTTCTTGGTCTGGAGGCTTTCAGACTGGTGATGAACAAGCCTGAGCTGGAGGGGCTCCCCCTCATCCTGGAGACtccaggagaagacgataTTCGAGCTGAAGAGgtgaagctgctggaggagctgatcGGCAAGGAAGCTGATGATGAGTTTGTGATCAACAAGTCccaggagctgcagaaATTGGGCGAGAAGAACCGAAAGGTGGAGCAGGAAAAGATGGataagaagaagaagaccagcAAGCCCGAGAAGCAAAAGCCCCTGGAGCGGTGTCTGGAAGACAAGCACGTGCTGGAGCAGTTTGAAAAGGACGCAGACAAGTACGTTCGAGAAAGAGACATGATGAGCGAGATTATGAAGGGAGAGGGAGACGAGAAACCGAAGAAGCGggccaagaaggtcaaggaggagatcaaggaggaggagctctaagtacagtacatgtactgtaggcGTGTATCATATTCAAGTCACAGTTTGTCGCCTCAGAACTATCCATGCCTGCATCGTGTGCATTATGTCGTCTCAAAAGTCCAGCAATACGCTTGAACTAATATAGAATGTATTTTTAGTAGATTAAACGGTAAGGGTGGTCCTGGGACTGCCTACGATAATTAATTGGAGATCAAGCAACGGCGAAGCTGAGTCGAATCCCTCAGTCAGCTTTGTCAGCATCATACAGTGTCTATAGAGTCAATACCTATACTCTCTCCTATATTGTATCGGTGGCTGCCTATCATAGCAGCGGAATTATGATCGGATACGAGAAAAAGCAATTCTGTAGCTGCAAGTAGAGCTGtgaagaagggcaagatCCTGATT
Encoded here:
- a CDS encoding uncharacterized protein (Compare to YALI0C12144g, similar to Saccharomyces cerevisiae APN1 (YKL114C); ancestral locus Anc_2.458, similar to uniprot|P22936 Saccharomyces cerevisiae YKL114c APN1 AP endonuclease), translating into MTRTNLAYKVGAHVSTAKGVQNAVTNSANMSGNSFALFLKSQRQWTGRKYDKSEVDEFHDLCKEHKYSGKTDILPHGSYLINLASPDANTAYNSLKGFIDDLQRCELLGISKYNLHPGATVGYDKKKCIERLAANIDRGLEATNFVQVVLENMAGQGTTLGDLDDLAAIIDLVKNKERVGVCIDTCHTFAAGYDLRDEKSFNKFWKQFDKLIGYKYLAGIHLNDSKTPLNSNRDLHENIGYGFLGLEAFRLVMNKPELEGLPLILETPGEDDIRAEEVKLLEELIGKEADDEFVINKSQELQKLGEKNRKVEQEKMDKKKKTSKPEKQKPLERCLEDKHVLEQFEKDADKYVRERDMMSEIMKGEGDEKPKKRAKKVKEEIKEEEL